A genomic stretch from Caulobacter sp. FWC2 includes:
- a CDS encoding aminopeptidase P family protein translates to MRQTFDESTDPSFGPKHVPLIRAAMAAQGLDGFLVPHEDEHQNEYLPAANDRLAWASGFTGSAGAGVILKDRAAVFVDGRYTLQVREQVDQGVFEIRDLVEGGVPAYLETTDKGAVIGYDARLHSPSALEGLKAAAHRAGAILKPVAANPIDQAWGDARPAQPMAPVVPQYVEYAGEESSSKRARVGASIAAFGADAVVITAPASIAWLFNVRGGDVIRSPLPLAQAILKADGTARLFLDPAKVTTDLPAWLGNQVSLETPDKLEEALGDLSDKTVVVDPGQSSAWYFDTLAAAGSKIVRAMDPCTLPRACKNGVELDGTREAHKRDGAALTRFLHWLATEGQINPPDEKEAVAKLEGFREATGRLKDLSFDTIGAANGHGALPHYRPTERSNERAARGSLLLVDSGGQYLDGTTDVTRTVAIGEPSAEMVNRNTLVLKGHLAIARLRFPAGTTGSAIDAFARAALWAHGLDYDHGTGHGVGVYLGVHEGPQRIAKAPNLIALQPGMIVSNEPGYYKDGEYGIRIENLEVVMPAEDVPGGDRPMHRFEALTLAPIDRRLIDKTLLTAEEVAQFDAYHARVLAEIGPRVEPEIRAWMEEACAPL, encoded by the coding sequence ATGCGCCAGACCTTCGACGAATCCACCGACCCGTCCTTCGGGCCCAAGCACGTCCCGCTGATCCGCGCCGCCATGGCCGCGCAGGGGCTGGACGGCTTCCTCGTGCCGCACGAGGACGAGCACCAGAACGAATATCTGCCCGCCGCCAATGACCGCCTGGCCTGGGCCAGCGGCTTCACCGGCTCGGCCGGCGCCGGCGTGATCCTCAAGGACCGCGCCGCCGTGTTCGTCGACGGCCGCTACACCTTGCAGGTCCGAGAACAGGTCGACCAGGGCGTGTTCGAGATCCGCGACCTCGTCGAGGGCGGCGTCCCGGCCTATCTGGAGACCACTGACAAGGGCGCGGTGATCGGCTACGACGCCCGCCTGCACAGCCCCTCGGCCTTGGAAGGCCTGAAGGCCGCCGCCCACCGCGCCGGCGCGATCCTCAAGCCCGTCGCGGCCAACCCGATCGACCAGGCCTGGGGCGACGCCCGCCCCGCCCAGCCGATGGCGCCGGTCGTGCCGCAGTACGTCGAATATGCCGGCGAAGAGTCGAGCTCCAAGCGAGCCCGGGTCGGCGCTTCGATCGCCGCCTTCGGCGCCGATGCGGTGGTGATCACCGCCCCGGCCTCGATCGCCTGGCTGTTCAATGTCCGCGGCGGCGACGTCATCCGCTCACCCCTGCCGCTGGCTCAAGCCATCCTCAAGGCCGACGGCACGGCCCGCCTGTTCCTCGATCCGGCCAAGGTGACCACCGACCTGCCGGCGTGGCTGGGCAATCAGGTCTCGCTGGAGACGCCGGACAAGCTGGAAGAGGCGCTGGGCGACCTGTCGGACAAGACCGTGGTCGTCGATCCTGGACAGTCCTCGGCCTGGTACTTCGACACCCTGGCCGCCGCCGGCTCGAAGATCGTGCGGGCCATGGACCCCTGCACCCTGCCCCGCGCCTGCAAGAACGGCGTCGAGCTGGACGGCACGCGCGAGGCTCACAAGCGCGACGGCGCGGCCCTGACCCGCTTCCTGCACTGGCTGGCCACCGAGGGCCAGATCAACCCGCCCGACGAAAAGGAGGCCGTCGCCAAGCTGGAAGGCTTCCGCGAGGCCACCGGCAGGCTGAAGGACCTGTCCTTCGACACCATCGGCGCGGCCAACGGCCACGGCGCCCTGCCCCACTATCGCCCGACCGAGCGGTCCAACGAACGCGCCGCGAGGGGCTCGCTGCTGCTGGTCGACAGCGGCGGCCAGTATCTGGACGGCACCACCGACGTCACCCGCACCGTGGCGATCGGCGAGCCGTCGGCCGAGATGGTCAACCGCAATACGCTGGTTCTGAAGGGCCACCTGGCCATCGCCCGCCTGCGCTTCCCGGCCGGCACCACCGGCTCGGCCATCGACGCCTTCGCCCGCGCCGCGCTGTGGGCGCATGGCCTGGACTACGACCACGGCACCGGCCACGGCGTCGGCGTCTATCTGGGCGTTCACGAGGGGCCGCAACGGATCGCCAAGGCCCCCAACCTCATCGCCCTGCAGCCCGGCATGATCGTCTCGAACGAGCCCGGCTACTACAAGGACGGCGAATACGGCATCCGGATCGAGAACCTGGAAGTCGTCATGCCGGCCGAGGACGTCCCTGGCGGCGATCGCCCAATGCACCGCTTCGAGGCCCTGACCCTGGCGCCGATCGACCGTCGCCTGATCGACAAGACCCTGCTGACGGCCGAGGAAGTAGCGCAGTTCGACGCCTACCACGCGCGGGTGCTGGCCGAGATCGGGCCTCGGGTCGAACCCGAGATCCGCGCCTGGATGGAAGAGGCCTGCGCGCCGCTCTAG
- a CDS encoding DUF2147 domain-containing protein, which produces MLRTILLAAALTVTAGSAFAADVTGVWQTPTNGGQVEITRCGNSLCGKLITSDHIKASPAQKDVKNKDEAQRGRPLKNLQMLYDFSGGPTKWTGGKVYNPDDGGTYSGTVELLSDNELKLKGCIVAPLCKTQKWTRLK; this is translated from the coding sequence ATGCTGCGCACCATCCTGCTCGCCGCCGCCCTGACCGTCACGGCCGGCTCGGCCTTCGCGGCCGACGTCACCGGGGTCTGGCAGACGCCGACCAATGGCGGCCAGGTCGAGATCACGCGCTGCGGCAACAGCCTGTGCGGCAAGCTGATCACGTCCGACCACATCAAGGCCAGCCCGGCCCAGAAGGACGTCAAAAACAAGGACGAGGCCCAGCGCGGCCGTCCCTTGAAGAACCTGCAGATGCTGTACGACTTCTCCGGCGGTCCGACCAAGTGGACCGGCGGCAAGGTCTACAACCCCGACGACGGCGGCACCTATTCAGGCACGGTCGAACTGCTCAGCGACAACGAACTGAAGCTGAAGGGCTGCATCGTCGCGCCGCTGTGCAAGACGCAGAAGTGGACGCGGTTGAAGTAG
- a CDS encoding 3'-5' exonuclease: protein MAGDGRRMKVIALDFETANEQRASPCSIGLAWIEDGQVARIEHHYIRPPGNRFARFNIAFHGIGPQHVEDADEWPDVLERLRPELDGALVLAHNASFDVSVIRRTCEHYGVRAPSFDYLCTVQVARGVWPELSSHKLNVVCGHLGVDFKHHDAAGDAYACGHVALAAASLNGVLHVRDLPARLGMTLGRLDHDGYTPPKGAVSARRSRVHG from the coding sequence GTGGCTGGAGATGGTCGGCGCATGAAGGTCATCGCTCTTGACTTCGAGACCGCCAACGAACAACGCGCCAGCCCTTGCTCGATCGGCCTGGCCTGGATCGAGGATGGCCAGGTGGCGAGGATCGAGCACCACTACATCCGTCCGCCCGGCAATCGCTTCGCGCGGTTCAACATCGCCTTCCACGGCATCGGCCCTCAGCATGTCGAGGACGCCGACGAGTGGCCGGACGTGCTGGAGCGGCTGCGGCCCGAACTGGACGGCGCGCTGGTGCTGGCCCACAACGCCTCGTTCGACGTCAGCGTGATCCGCCGGACCTGCGAGCACTATGGCGTCCGCGCGCCGAGCTTCGACTATCTTTGCACTGTGCAGGTGGCGCGCGGCGTCTGGCCGGAGCTGTCGTCGCACAAGCTGAACGTGGTCTGCGGCCACCTGGGCGTCGACTTCAAGCACCACGACGCGGCGGGCGACGCCTATGCCTGCGGGCACGTGGCGCTGGCTGCGGCCAGCTTGAACGGCGTGTTGCATGTGCGGGACCTGCCGGCGCGTCTTGGCATGACCTTGGGCCGGTTGGACCACGACGGCTATACGCCACCCAAGGGGGCAGTCAGCGCTCGCCGATCCCGCGTCCACGGCTGA
- the ligA gene encoding NAD-dependent DNA ligase LigA — MPQIPVADITEAQAVEELERLADDLTAHDLAYHQQDAPKISDGEYDALKRRNLDIETRFPHLVRDNSPSMRVGAARAEQFSPVEHGVPMLSLDNAFSNDEATEFDARIRRFLRLSPSDTVAYTAEPKIDGLSASLRYEKGVLVQGATRGDGRVGEDVTANLRTIADIPHRLKGSDWPDVIEVRGEVYVELAAFAAFNHAAEEAGQRTYANPRNFAAGSLRQIDPKISAQRPLRFFGYAWGLVSEPFADSQWGALEKLTEWGFVTTAPPAKRVENVQGLLDIYAQFETLRPTLGFDIDGVVYKVDDLEQQRRLGFVSRSPRWAIARKFPAQRARTILEAIEIQVGRTGAHTPVARLKPVTVGGVSVTNATLHNGDEIARLDVRIGDTVVLQRAGDVIPQIVEVDLAARPDPEPPVYEFPHLCECPLKTELAREVTASGQESVVRRCTGEFACPFQRVEHLRHFVSRRAFDIEGLGEKQLQAFFDEGWITEPADVFKLAKDEEKLSALRERDGYGETSVANLVKGIDARRTIGMDRMIYGLGARDIGETTSTVLARNFDRFEDLQAAAEAAAKGLPGETYLELSTAQGVGPKALDLLVEAGKGGLVSDPWPQTDDLEIKIGHAVPKLTKPARAALAQRFGTWDAFAEGLSAAASGAPGDDYLHLAAVDGVGPVAAQSLARFFAEEHNRAKVANLVAELDIQPVAKPKTDTAVAGKTIVFTGSLEKMTRDEAKAQAESLGAKVASSVSKKTDLVVAGPGAGSKLKTATDLGIQVMTEDEWLEMVGA, encoded by the coding sequence GTGCCTCAGATCCCCGTCGCCGACATCACCGAAGCCCAGGCCGTCGAGGAACTGGAGCGCCTGGCTGATGACCTGACCGCCCACGACCTGGCCTATCACCAGCAGGACGCGCCCAAGATCAGCGACGGCGAGTACGACGCCCTCAAGCGCCGCAACCTGGACATCGAGACCCGCTTCCCGCACCTGGTGCGCGACAATTCCCCGTCCATGCGGGTCGGCGCGGCGCGGGCCGAGCAGTTCTCGCCCGTCGAGCACGGCGTGCCCATGCTCAGCCTCGACAACGCCTTCTCCAACGACGAAGCGACCGAGTTCGACGCCCGGATCCGGCGGTTCCTGCGCTTGTCGCCCTCCGACACCGTCGCCTACACGGCCGAGCCGAAGATCGACGGCCTGTCGGCTTCGCTGCGCTACGAGAAGGGCGTGCTGGTCCAGGGCGCCACGCGGGGCGACGGCCGGGTGGGCGAGGACGTCACCGCCAACCTGCGCACCATCGCCGACATCCCCCACCGCCTCAAGGGTTCGGACTGGCCCGACGTGATCGAGGTGCGGGGCGAGGTCTATGTCGAACTCGCCGCCTTCGCCGCCTTCAACCACGCCGCCGAGGAGGCCGGCCAGCGCACCTACGCCAATCCGCGCAACTTCGCCGCCGGCTCGCTGCGCCAGATCGATCCGAAGATCAGCGCCCAGCGACCGTTGCGGTTCTTCGGCTATGCGTGGGGGCTGGTGTCCGAGCCTTTCGCCGACAGCCAGTGGGGCGCGCTCGAGAAGCTGACCGAGTGGGGTTTCGTGACGACGGCTCCGCCGGCCAAGCGGGTCGAGAACGTCCAGGGCCTGCTGGACATCTATGCCCAGTTCGAGACCCTGCGGCCCACGCTCGGCTTCGACATCGACGGCGTCGTCTACAAGGTCGACGACCTGGAGCAGCAACGCCGCCTGGGCTTCGTCTCGCGCTCGCCGCGCTGGGCCATCGCCCGCAAGTTCCCGGCCCAGCGAGCCCGCACGATCCTGGAGGCCATCGAGATTCAGGTTGGCCGGACGGGCGCCCATACTCCGGTCGCGCGCCTGAAGCCCGTCACCGTCGGCGGCGTCTCGGTGACCAACGCGACGCTGCACAATGGCGACGAGATCGCTCGCTTGGATGTCCGCATCGGTGACACGGTCGTCTTGCAGCGCGCCGGCGACGTCATTCCGCAGATCGTCGAAGTCGACCTCGCGGCTCGCCCAGACCCTGAACCTCCCGTCTACGAATTCCCCCACCTCTGCGAATGCCCGCTGAAGACGGAATTGGCCCGCGAGGTCACGGCTTCGGGCCAGGAGTCGGTGGTGCGCCGCTGCACCGGCGAGTTCGCCTGTCCGTTCCAGCGGGTCGAGCACCTGCGCCACTTCGTGTCGCGCCGCGCCTTCGACATCGAGGGTCTGGGCGAGAAGCAGCTGCAGGCCTTTTTCGACGAGGGCTGGATCACCGAGCCGGCCGACGTCTTCAAGCTGGCCAAGGACGAGGAAAAGCTCTCGGCCCTGCGCGAGCGCGACGGCTATGGCGAGACCTCGGTCGCCAACCTTGTGAAGGGCATCGACGCTCGCCGCACCATCGGCATGGACCGGATGATCTACGGCCTGGGCGCGCGCGACATCGGCGAGACGACCTCGACGGTGCTGGCCCGCAACTTCGACCGCTTCGAGGACCTGCAAGCCGCCGCCGAGGCCGCCGCCAAGGGCCTGCCGGGCGAGACCTACCTGGAGCTTTCCACCGCGCAAGGCGTCGGGCCCAAGGCGCTGGACCTGCTGGTCGAAGCCGGGAAGGGCGGTTTGGTCTCTGACCCCTGGCCGCAGACCGACGACCTGGAAATCAAGATCGGCCACGCGGTTCCGAAGCTGACCAAGCCCGCCCGCGCGGCCCTGGCCCAGCGCTTTGGGACCTGGGACGCGTTCGCCGAGGGTCTCTCCGCCGCCGCCTCGGGCGCGCCGGGCGACGACTACCTGCACCTGGCGGCGGTCGACGGCGTCGGTCCAGTCGCCGCCCAGTCGCTGGCCCGGTTCTTCGCCGAGGAGCATAACCGCGCCAAGGTCGCCAATCTCGTCGCCGAACTGGACATCCAGCCGGTCGCCAAGCCCAAGACCGACACGGCCGTGGCCGGCAAGACCATTGTCTTCACCGGTTCGCTGGAGAAGATGACCCGCGACGAGGCCAAGGCTCAGGCCGAAAGCCTGGGCGCCAAGGTGGCCTCGTCGGTGTCGAAGAAGACTGATCTGGTCGTTGCAGGTCCAGGCGCGGGCTCGAAGCTGAAGACGGCCACCGACCTCGGCATCCAGGTCATGACCGAGGACGAGTGGCTGGAGATGGTCGGCGCATGA
- a CDS encoding acyltransferase, giving the protein MFKAGTNNALPVLSRDGPLDALRFLAALFIVLYHVAERAPVSLFSLSPAFGRGYLATDFFLMLSGYVLARTYGPRVQSLDVDTLTFLKRRVQRIWPPHLVMLALFVAFFVGTSAIGMAPQNPQWFQWDQLLPQVFLVQAWFAPGTSGWNTPTWTLSALIVAYALFPAVWRRVATTKRPLALLAMGVCAYVAIDQAALMIVGIPGYQLPLRFGLIRGVPLFMIGLLVARLPVTTLARRQALPLAVTALSAVVGIQALGRFDYFSLALLGFLIYAAGASKPRAWRWAGAAGKLSFSLFLTNTLTAVVWFGVVRMVESKLGLTSAASWTLWALAIPATIVVAWVFERLVDAPLQGWMKGQSNAQRVPTGAPAAA; this is encoded by the coding sequence ATGTTCAAAGCCGGCACAAATAACGCCCTGCCCGTCCTGTCGCGGGACGGTCCGCTGGACGCCCTGCGCTTCCTGGCGGCGTTGTTCATCGTGCTCTACCACGTGGCCGAGCGGGCGCCGGTGTCACTGTTCAGCCTGTCGCCGGCCTTCGGGCGCGGCTATCTGGCGACCGATTTCTTCCTGATGTTGTCGGGCTATGTGCTGGCCCGCACCTACGGTCCGCGCGTTCAAAGCTTGGACGTCGACACCCTGACCTTCCTGAAGCGCCGCGTGCAGCGCATCTGGCCGCCGCACCTGGTCATGCTGGCGCTGTTCGTCGCCTTCTTCGTCGGCACGTCCGCGATCGGCATGGCCCCGCAGAACCCGCAGTGGTTCCAGTGGGACCAGTTGCTGCCACAGGTCTTCCTGGTCCAGGCCTGGTTCGCGCCCGGGACCTCGGGCTGGAACACCCCGACCTGGACCCTGTCGGCCCTGATCGTGGCCTACGCCCTGTTCCCGGCCGTTTGGCGGCGCGTGGCCACGACGAAGCGTCCGCTAGCGCTGTTGGCCATGGGCGTCTGCGCCTATGTGGCCATCGACCAGGCCGCGCTGATGATCGTCGGAATTCCCGGCTATCAACTGCCGCTGCGCTTTGGCCTGATCCGAGGCGTGCCGCTGTTCATGATCGGCCTGCTGGTCGCCCGCCTGCCGGTGACGACCCTGGCGCGCCGCCAGGCCCTGCCGCTGGCCGTCACGGCCCTATCGGCCGTGGTCGGCATCCAGGCCCTGGGCCGGTTCGACTATTTCAGCCTCGCGCTGCTGGGCTTCCTGATCTACGCGGCCGGCGCCTCCAAACCCCGCGCCTGGCGCTGGGCCGGCGCGGCGGGCAAGCTGTCGTTCTCGCTGTTCCTGACCAACACCCTGACGGCCGTGGTGTGGTTCGGCGTGGTGCGGATGGTCGAGAGCAAGCTTGGCCTGACCTCGGCGGCGTCCTGGACGCTGTGGGCGCTGGCCATCCCGGCGACCATCGTCGTGGCGTGGGTGTTCGAGCGGCTCGTCGACGCGCCGTTGCAGGGTTGGATGAAGGGACAGTCGAACGCCCAGCGCGTTCCGACCGGCGCGCCAGCAGCCGCTTAA
- the recN gene encoding DNA repair protein RecN has protein sequence MLIGLSIRDVVLIESLDLAIGEGLTALTGETGAGKSIILDALGLATGARADAGLVRRGAAGHASATAMFALPADHPAFAYLDDKGLAYARDEDLVLRRQLSPDGRSRAFVNDQATSVGVLKDLGALLLEVHGQHETVGLLDPKTHRSLLDAFGSVSVGAVGSAWSAWRAAREAAAQLRDLAGRAAAETEELTLRLSELDRLDPREGEEAALAEERALLSSAEKAMIDIASAQDALGGDALSGKLAQAYRALERARERALQAGAPADGAAMTRLSVACEAVDRALVEAQEASAAIDSVAESFEFEPDRLEKAEERLFALRAMARKLNVLVEDLPATRAEFAARLQAIETSEDALKAAEKEAAEAREAYIYAADALSAERRAAGDALAKAVEAELAPLKLEKAKFRVAVDPLAEDRAGPTGLDRIAFEISTNPGAPFGPMEAIASGGELARFALALKAALAGRGGGPQPLMIFDEVDQGVGGAVADAVGLRLKRLASNAQVLVVTHSAQVAARGDAHWRISKSGDDTSTRTKVEPLGPSEREEEIARMLSGAEVTEAARAAARALMA, from the coding sequence ATGCTGATCGGCCTCTCCATCCGTGACGTCGTGCTCATCGAGAGCCTGGACCTTGCCATCGGTGAGGGCCTGACCGCGCTGACCGGCGAAACCGGGGCCGGGAAGTCGATCATTCTCGACGCGCTGGGCCTGGCCACCGGCGCGCGCGCCGACGCCGGCCTGGTCCGGCGCGGGGCCGCTGGCCACGCCTCGGCCACGGCCATGTTCGCCCTGCCGGCCGACCATCCCGCCTTCGCCTATCTGGACGACAAGGGTCTGGCCTATGCCCGCGACGAGGACCTGGTCCTGCGCCGGCAGCTGTCGCCCGACGGCCGCTCCCGGGCCTTCGTCAACGACCAGGCCACCAGCGTCGGGGTGCTGAAGGACCTCGGCGCGCTGCTGCTCGAGGTCCACGGCCAGCACGAGACCGTTGGCCTGCTGGACCCCAAGACCCATCGCAGCCTGCTGGACGCGTTCGGCAGCGTCAGCGTCGGCGCCGTCGGCTCGGCCTGGAGCGCCTGGCGCGCCGCCCGCGAGGCCGCCGCGCAACTGCGCGACCTGGCCGGCCGCGCCGCCGCCGAGACCGAGGAGCTGACCCTCCGCCTCTCCGAACTGGACCGCCTCGATCCCCGCGAAGGCGAGGAAGCGGCCCTGGCTGAGGAGCGGGCCCTGCTGAGTTCGGCCGAAAAGGCCATGATCGACATCGCCTCGGCCCAGGACGCCCTAGGCGGCGACGCCCTGTCCGGCAAGCTGGCCCAGGCCTATCGCGCCTTGGAGCGGGCCCGTGAGCGCGCCCTGCAGGCCGGCGCGCCGGCCGACGGCGCGGCCATGACCCGGCTCTCCGTCGCCTGCGAGGCCGTCGACCGCGCCCTGGTCGAGGCTCAGGAGGCCAGCGCCGCCATCGACTCGGTGGCCGAGAGCTTCGAGTTCGAGCCCGATCGTCTGGAAAAGGCCGAGGAGCGGCTGTTCGCCCTGCGCGCCATGGCCCGCAAGCTCAACGTCCTGGTCGAGGATCTGCCCGCCACACGCGCCGAGTTCGCCGCCCGCCTGCAAGCTATCGAGACGTCAGAGGACGCCCTGAAGGCCGCCGAGAAGGAGGCCGCCGAGGCCCGCGAGGCCTATATCTACGCGGCCGACGCCCTGTCGGCCGAGCGCCGCGCCGCCGGCGACGCGCTGGCCAAGGCCGTCGAGGCCGAGTTGGCCCCGCTGAAGCTGGAAAAGGCGAAGTTCCGCGTCGCCGTCGATCCGCTGGCCGAGGACCGGGCCGGTCCGACCGGCCTGGACCGCATCGCCTTCGAGATTTCGACCAATCCTGGCGCGCCTTTCGGCCCGATGGAGGCCATCGCCTCGGGCGGCGAACTGGCCCGCTTCGCCCTGGCCCTGAAGGCGGCGCTGGCGGGGCGCGGCGGCGGCCCGCAGCCGTTGATGATATTCGACGAGGTTGATCAGGGTGTCGGCGGCGCCGTTGCGGACGCGGTCGGCCTGCGCCTGAAGCGGCTGGCGTCGAACGCCCAGGTCCTGGTCGTCACCCACTCGGCCCAGGTCGCCGCGCGGGGCGACGCCCACTGGCGGATCTCGAAGTCCGGCGACGACACCTCGACGCGCACCAAGGTCGAGCCGCTCGGCCCGTCCGAACGCGAGGAAGAGATCGCGCGGATGCTGTCGGGGGCCGAGGTGACGGAAGCGGCGCGGGCCGCCGCGCGGGCCTTGATGGCTTAA
- a CDS encoding outer membrane protein assembly factor BamD yields the protein MRDSVLRNFKGRSAVTIAAMLVAVSVAGCAGKAKKPTLAYEERPVELLYSTGANRLDRGNWNEAVDYFREVERQHPYSEWSRRSILMTGYAHYQGNQYADAIGDADRFISLYPGNPSAQYAYYLKAICYFEQIVDVNRDQAATEQALAALRDVVQRYPTTEYAQDARLKIDMVNDQLAGKEMAIGRYYLKQGQTLAAIGRFKTVIEKHQTTSHTPEALFRLVEAYLTIGLTDEAKRNGAVLGYNFPGDRWYADAYKLLNDNGLRPAVEPLKAGAKRNALERVLSKDKDTTLAPPGEKKSRKGLMGALGM from the coding sequence GTGAGAGACTCCGTGCTTCGTAATTTCAAGGGACGTTCGGCCGTCACGATCGCCGCAATGCTTGTCGCTGTGTCGGTGGCGGGCTGCGCGGGCAAGGCCAAGAAGCCGACCCTCGCCTACGAAGAGCGTCCGGTCGAGCTGCTGTATTCGACGGGCGCCAACCGCCTGGACCGTGGCAACTGGAACGAGGCCGTCGACTATTTCCGCGAGGTCGAGCGCCAGCACCCGTATTCGGAATGGTCGCGTCGTTCGATTCTGATGACCGGCTACGCCCACTACCAGGGCAACCAGTACGCTGACGCCATTGGCGATGCGGACCGATTCATCTCGCTTTATCCCGGCAACCCGTCGGCCCAGTACGCCTACTATCTGAAGGCCATCTGCTATTTCGAGCAGATCGTCGACGTGAACCGCGACCAGGCCGCCACCGAGCAGGCCCTGGCCGCGCTGCGCGACGTCGTCCAGCGCTATCCGACCACGGAGTACGCCCAGGACGCCCGCCTGAAGATCGACATGGTCAACGACCAGCTGGCCGGCAAGGAAATGGCCATTGGCCGCTACTACCTGAAGCAGGGTCAGACCCTGGCCGCGATCGGCCGCTTCAAGACCGTGATCGAGAAGCACCAGACCACCTCGCACACGCCCGAAGCCCTGTTCCGCCTGGTCGAGGCCTATCTGACCATCGGCCTGACCGACGAAGCCAAGCGCAACGGTGCGGTCCTGGGCTACAACTTCCCGGGCGACCGTTGGTACGCCGACGCCTACAAGCTGCTCAACGACAACGGCCTGCGCCCCGCCGTCGAGCCTTTGAAGGCTGGCGCCAAGCGCAACGCCCTGGAACGTGTCCTGTCGAAGGACAAGGACACCACCCTGGCGCCGCCCGGCGAAAAGAAGTCCCGCAAGGGCCTGATGGGCGCCCTGGGCATGTAG
- the lpxC gene encoding UDP-3-O-acyl-N-acetylglucosamine deacetylase yields MSASGYFQHTVAGPVIFAGIGLHTGAHVRVSVRPSAPDAGIVFVRTDVHDRDNRVPVTAQAVCQTQLGTVICNGDDVRVSTIEHLMAALAALSIDNCVVELDGPEVPIMDGSSEPFVQILDRAGRRKQEAVRQYIEILAPITVQEGDKRASLLPSDRFEVAFEIAFGSRAIGRQAVDLVVDEESFRAELSDCRTFGFVRDVEALRAIGLARGGSMENAVVIDGDRVLNPEGLRRSDEFVRHKALDAIGDLYVLGKPLLGRFEGVLAGHGLNNAVVRALMAQPRAWRLRALASELAQAV; encoded by the coding sequence GTGTCGGCTTCGGGTTATTTTCAGCACACGGTCGCAGGACCGGTGATCTTCGCGGGGATCGGCCTGCACACGGGCGCGCACGTGCGCGTCTCGGTGCGTCCGTCGGCCCCCGACGCGGGGATCGTCTTCGTGCGGACCGATGTGCATGACCGCGACAACCGCGTCCCCGTGACCGCCCAGGCGGTTTGCCAGACGCAACTTGGCACGGTGATCTGCAATGGCGACGACGTCCGCGTCTCGACGATCGAGCATCTGATGGCGGCCCTGGCGGCCCTGTCGATCGACAACTGCGTCGTCGAGCTGGACGGTCCGGAAGTGCCGATCATGGACGGCTCGTCCGAGCCCTTCGTCCAGATCCTGGACCGCGCCGGCCGCCGCAAGCAGGAAGCCGTCCGCCAATATATCGAGATCCTGGCGCCGATCACGGTGCAGGAGGGCGACAAGCGCGCCAGCCTGCTGCCGTCTGATCGTTTTGAAGTGGCTTTTGAGATCGCCTTCGGCTCGCGGGCCATCGGCCGTCAGGCCGTGGATCTGGTCGTCGACGAAGAATCGTTCCGCGCCGAACTGTCCGACTGCCGCACCTTCGGCTTCGTTCGCGACGTCGAGGCCCTGCGCGCCATCGGCTTGGCCCGCGGCGGCTCGATGGAGAACGCCGTGGTCATCGACGGCGACCGCGTGCTGAACCCGGAAGGCCTGCGCCGCTCGGACGAATTCGTGCGCCACAAGGCGCTGGACGCCATCGGCGACCTTTATGTGCTGGGCAAGCCGCTCCTGGGCCGCTTCGAAGGCGTCCTGGCCGGTCACGGCCTCAATAACGCCGTGGTTCGGGCATTGATGGCCCAGCCGCGCGCCTGGCGCCTACGCGCCCTCGCGTCGGAACTGGCTCAAGCGGTCTAG